In Campylobacter sp. 2014D-0216, the following proteins share a genomic window:
- a CDS encoding flagellar hook capping FlgD N-terminal domain-containing protein, protein MSNINTQNLQGPLAFNTKDMPVNANTRAGEGDSGLVYNPGAELDKDAFLKLLLIELQHQDPTDPMDTEKMLTQTAQLSALEMQDNTNKTMTQLVDAMTKLQNSIAASTGMSALAAVGKLATVKDDYLVVADDDIQFQINMYLPKEPQKGKKTDINIDDFKLEKNGEDKLDISGKVDSEIAEPGETIYVKLVDDKGQEETVQAIVGEDQTFKIVGHTPSVDIKTAKIDSAYKSDSTPVTFTIYNEAGDPVRTMSVKDMTAGMKQIVWDRTDDSGNPVPSGKYYVRASYIGEDGTTVNSTYGAYPITGVKFEDGEALVGMGGSWVKWEDIKEITG, encoded by the coding sequence ATGTCAAATATTAACACTCAAAATCTCCAAGGACCTTTGGCTTTTAATACCAAAGATATGCCGGTAAATGCAAACACTAGAGCAGGAGAAGGCGATAGTGGATTAGTTTACAACCCGGGTGCAGAACTTGATAAAGATGCGTTTTTAAAGCTACTTTTAATCGAGCTTCAACACCAAGATCCAACCGATCCTATGGATACTGAAAAAATGCTTACACAAACTGCACAGCTTTCAGCACTTGAAATGCAAGATAACACCAACAAAACCATGACACAACTTGTAGATGCGATGACTAAATTACAAAATTCTATCGCAGCAAGTACAGGTATGAGCGCTTTGGCTGCAGTTGGTAAACTTGCAACCGTTAAAGATGACTATCTTGTGGTAGCAGATGATGATATACAATTTCAAATCAATATGTATCTACCAAAAGAACCACAAAAAGGGAAAAAGACTGATATTAACATTGATGATTTTAAACTTGAGAAAAACGGCGAAGACAAACTCGATATCAGCGGTAAAGTAGATAGCGAAATAGCTGAACCTGGAGAGACTATTTATGTTAAATTAGTTGATGATAAAGGTCAAGAAGAAACTGTCCAAGCAATAGTCGGAGAAGATCAAACCTTTAAAATAGTTGGCCATACCCCAAGTGTTGATATTAAAACAGCAAAAATAGATTCTGCTTATAAGTCTGATAGTACACCTGTTACCTTTACTATCTATAACGAAGCAGGAGATCCTGTAAGAACTATGAGTGTTAAAGATATGACAGCAGGTATGAAACAAATCGTTTGGGATAGAACCGATGATAGTGGAAACCCGGTACCTTCTGGTAAATACTATGTAAGAGCAAGCTACATAGGAGAAGATGGAACAACTGTTAACTCAACCTATGGTGCTTATCCTATCACTGGTGTTAAATTTGAAGATGGCGAAGCCCTAGTTGGTATGGGCGGTAGCTGGGTTAAATGGGAAGATATTAAAGAGATTACAGGATAA
- a CDS encoding flagellar hook protein FlgE translates to MFTAFYNGVNGVKSQSFGIDNTAHNISNVNTVGFKYSDIAFKDVFYSTVTTQSYNKGQSGYGSVAGATNDIFEQGPIVSTDNEFDVAIAGKGFFGVSNGNGVYYTRNGAFKPDANGNLVDSNGNYVLGTMNPSLKEIQLSDRVSNMFGQTLGQKVTTAWTGTPEQNFQMGGVNTQGPISVPKNLYLPPQPTQNITWHGNLDTSTKTEAVNVSVDASKFEFNKNEDGSVNISGSVKDEKIYGLKPGDTIYFKITDEKGASQTLQATLDENLAFNINNQKLDKVDLATAKLESSHLSVEKEVADSTELSAKLINPDGSVNWVRITLDRVLPQNGTDLEYKAQAQVYDNNGNKIGGTSNGLITFNESGALVSNTLTSIDNNGIKVNINLGSYYDPNIPNSGYDGLHALKNKQPSVHTQIDGKGEGFLNNYSINTDGTVVATFTNGDQVAIAKLALYNFTNEQGLEKLGENLYGQTGNSGNPTFLTDANGNFNTATFEGGKLEQSNVDLSVAFTNLITLQKAYDSSSKSITTADQMIQKAINMKR, encoded by the coding sequence ATGTTTACAGCATTTTATAATGGAGTAAATGGAGTAAAATCTCAAAGCTTTGGTATAGACAACACCGCTCACAATATCAGCAATGTCAATACCGTTGGCTTTAAATACTCTGATATAGCTTTTAAAGATGTATTTTACAGCACCGTTACCACCCAATCTTACAACAAAGGACAAAGTGGATATGGTAGTGTAGCTGGTGCAACTAATGATATTTTCGAGCAAGGACCTATCGTATCAACCGATAATGAATTTGATGTGGCAATTGCCGGAAAAGGTTTTTTTGGTGTAAGCAATGGCAATGGAGTATACTATACTAGAAATGGTGCTTTTAAACCCGATGCTAATGGAAACTTGGTAGATTCAAACGGAAATTACGTACTTGGGACAATGAACCCATCATTAAAAGAAATTCAGCTAAGCGATAGAGTTTCTAATATGTTTGGCCAAACACTTGGACAAAAAGTCACTACCGCTTGGACTGGAACTCCTGAGCAAAATTTTCAAATGGGTGGAGTTAATACACAAGGTCCTATTTCGGTGCCTAAAAACCTTTACCTACCACCTCAACCTACACAAAATATCACTTGGCATGGAAATTTAGACACTAGCACTAAAACTGAAGCGGTTAATGTAAGCGTAGATGCTTCTAAGTTTGAATTTAACAAAAATGAAGATGGCAGTGTAAATATTTCAGGTAGTGTAAAAGATGAAAAAATTTATGGCCTAAAACCTGGCGATACCATATATTTTAAAATCACCGATGAAAAAGGTGCAAGTCAAACTCTACAAGCTACATTAGATGAGAATTTAGCGTTTAACATCAACAACCAAAAGCTTGACAAAGTGGACCTAGCAACAGCTAAATTAGAATCATCTCATTTAAGCGTAGAAAAAGAAGTAGCAGATAGCACCGAACTTTCTGCCAAACTCATCAATCCAGATGGATCGGTTAACTGGGTAAGAATAACTCTTGATAGAGTTTTACCTCAAAATGGAACCGACTTAGAATACAAAGCACAAGCACAAGTTTATGATAACAACGGTAATAAAATAGGCGGCACAAGCAATGGATTGATTACCTTTAATGAATCGGGTGCATTAGTATCAAATACCCTTACTTCTATAGATAATAACGGCATCAAAGTTAATATCAACCTTGGATCTTACTATGATCCTAATATACCTAATTCAGGTTATGATGGTTTACATGCTTTAAAAAACAAACAGCCTTCAGTCCATACTCAAATCGATGGAAAAGGTGAGGGATTTTTAAATAACTACTCTATCAATACAGATGGAACAGTTGTTGCAACTTTTACCAATGGGGATCAAGTAGCCATAGCAAAACTTGCCTTGTATAATTTCACAAATGAACAAGGTTTAGAAAAACTAGGAGAAAATCTATACGGTCAAACAGGAAATAGCGGAAATCCTACTTTTTTAACCGATGCAAATGGAAATTTCAATACAGCTACTTTTGAAGGTGGCAAACTAGAACAATCAAATGTAGATTTATCTGTAGCCTTTACCAATCTAATCACCCTGCAAAAGGCTTATGACTCAAGCAGTAAAAGCATTACAACTGCTGATCAAATGATACAAAAAGCAATCAACATGAAACGCTAA
- a CDS encoding HD domain-containing protein, whose protein sequence is MISVELIEHIFKAASISRWNDYPRMTNLVELDKQAHKFIIAYFIAKMEKDVNMRFIIEAGIFEFLSRVVVTDIRPDVYHEIMRAKNEQVSAWVLSKIAPMIQDIDNGEFLKRYELFLQGKDHAKERLILKAASYFATRWEFNIVYQTSSFLHDIDEIKTKVEEELEDYYELIGARKIALNQKISKIIDLSGRLRFQKRWAQTPRIPETAVLGHMLVVAILSYFYSLEVKACDGRIESNFYCALFHDLPESLTRDIISPVKYGIDGLNEIINEYEMKLINEKILPFIPLSFREEFSYILGIREGQNEESTFVKNEFENRIFNNKPSVYSGSLDAVNEDRFKAIDGKALKYCDKLAAFIEAALSISYGVKSKELESGFDGIFDYFKSNPNINGVNFFRICEDIKGYFKL, encoded by the coding sequence ATGATTAGTGTAGAATTGATAGAGCATATTTTTAAAGCTGCTTCTATATCAAGATGGAATGATTATCCTAGAATGACAAATTTAGTCGAACTTGATAAACAAGCGCATAAGTTTATCATCGCATATTTCATTGCTAAAATGGAAAAAGATGTCAATATGCGCTTTATCATAGAAGCGGGAATTTTTGAATTTTTAAGCAGGGTGGTTGTAACAGACATACGCCCTGATGTATACCATGAAATAATGCGTGCAAAAAATGAGCAAGTAAGTGCTTGGGTGTTAAGTAAAATCGCACCAATGATTCAAGATATCGATAATGGTGAATTTTTAAAACGTTATGAGCTTTTTTTGCAAGGTAAAGATCATGCCAAAGAAAGGCTGATCTTAAAAGCTGCTTCGTATTTTGCTACAAGATGGGAATTTAATATCGTTTATCAAACAAGTTCTTTTTTGCATGATATTGATGAGATTAAAACTAAAGTGGAAGAAGAATTAGAAGATTATTATGAACTAATTGGAGCTAGAAAAATCGCGTTGAATCAAAAAATTTCAAAAATCATTGATCTAAGCGGGCGTTTGCGTTTTCAAAAAAGATGGGCGCAAACTCCTAGAATTCCTGAAACTGCGGTTTTAGGGCATATGCTTGTGGTGGCGATTTTGTCGTATTTTTACTCTTTAGAAGTAAAAGCTTGTGATGGTAGGATAGAAAGTAATTTTTACTGTGCTTTGTTTCATGATTTACCTGAAAGTTTAACTCGAGATATCATCTCTCCTGTAAAATATGGCATAGATGGTTTAAATGAAATCATCAATGAATATGAAATGAAACTTATTAATGAAAAAATTTTACCTTTTATACCACTATCTTTTAGAGAAGAATTTAGCTATATACTTGGTATTAGAGAAGGGCAAAATGAAGAAAGCACCTTTGTAAAAAATGAATTTGAAAATCGTATTTTCAACAACAAACCAAGTGTTTATAGTGGTAGTTTAGATGCAGTGAATGAGGATCGTTTTAAGGCTATTGATGGAAAAGCTTTGAAGTATTGTGATAAATTGGCAGCTTTTATAGAGGCAGCATTGTCGATTAGTTATGGAGTGAAGTCTAAAGAGCTTGAAAGTGGCTTTGATGGGATATTTGACTATTTTAAAAGCAATCCAAACATTAATGGGGTAAATTTCTTTAGAATTTGCGAAGATATAAAAGGGTATTTTAAACTTTAA
- a CDS encoding ABC transporter ATP-binding protein, whose product MEILKIDNLYKSFGKTEVLKGISLSLKEGEIISILGESGCGKSSLLGCIAGFFEINDGSIYIANKLVASKNIYLAPQDRDVGVLFQDYALFPHLNVEENICFGISSLSKNEQKQRLDEVLEILNLSTLLKRYPNELSGGQAQRVALARTIVARPKIILFDEPFSNLNHTLSVKMRKEIKNILKEHKLSAIFVTHDKDDAFYLSDNIALIKDGKILDYGSAKELFYKPKSIDSACFLGEAFFIDPNTILDEKFKAYLQSKNGILRPNDIQISTTQTPLKASVLECVFYGDFYELSVNLEEHIFSIYHHKELSKNDEIYLELNEAKDF is encoded by the coding sequence ATGGAAATCTTAAAAATCGATAATCTTTATAAATCTTTTGGAAAAACAGAGGTTTTAAAAGGAATTTCTTTGAGTTTAAAAGAGGGTGAGATTATCAGTATTTTAGGCGAGAGTGGTTGTGGTAAAAGCTCTTTGCTTGGCTGTATAGCGGGATTTTTTGAAATTAATGATGGTAGTATTTATATCGCAAATAAGCTAGTTGCTTCTAAAAATATTTATTTGGCTCCGCAAGATCGTGATGTGGGGGTTTTGTTTCAAGATTACGCCTTGTTTCCGCATTTGAATGTAGAAGAAAATATATGTTTTGGCATTAGTTCTTTGAGTAAAAACGAGCAAAAGCAAAGACTAGATGAGGTTTTGGAAATTTTAAATTTAAGTACACTTTTAAAACGCTACCCAAATGAGCTAAGTGGTGGACAAGCCCAAAGGGTGGCGTTAGCAAGAACTATTGTTGCAAGACCAAAGATTATACTTTTTGATGAACCTTTTTCAAATTTAAATCATACTTTAAGCGTTAAAATGCGTAAAGAGATCAAAAACATCTTAAAAGAGCATAAGCTTAGTGCTATTTTTGTTACACATGATAAAGATGATGCTTTTTACTTATCAGATAATATCGCTTTGATTAAAGATGGCAAAATTTTAGACTATGGAAGCGCTAAAGAGCTCTTTTATAAACCTAAAAGCATAGATAGTGCTTGCTTTTTGGGCGAGGCATTTTTTATAGATCCAAATACAATTTTAGATGAGAAATTCAAAGCATATTTGCAAAGTAAAAATGGCATTTTACGCCCTAATGATATACAAATTTCAACAACACAAACTCCTTTAAAAGCTAGTGTTTTAGAATGCGTGTTTTATGGGGATTTTTATGAGTTAAGCGTAAATTTAGAAGAGCATATTTTTAGCATTTATCACCATAAAGAACTTAGTAAAAATGATGAAATTTATCTTGAGTTAAACGAAGCAAAAGACTTTTAA
- a CDS encoding ABC transporter permease, with the protein MKFLSLRWSFATFFFCILIILPILAIILHLPFIDVHTLKHLSKNVLPRYIFGSAWILFGTLVLCLVIGLISAYLIAFYKFFGSKIFEWLLILPLAIPSYVMGFVWIDLFEFQGLIPTFLGVDRRIDIMNAYGVVVILSFALYPYVYFFAKNTFAYGLGNIILSAKTLKASNLKTFFKVILPFCRVGIVGALLLVAMEVLSDYGLVAYFGVDTFSAGIFRTWGSGGDEVSAVALSVALLVFIALLMLLEKIQRGKKSFNQNVFLPTPKDELKGIRAFLAFSWCFLVVFLAFIVPMMWLIYWAGFDFMQNLNNVLTPALYSLSVALVSSFAIVGVAFYLCFVVRLNNTKASRFILWTTTLGYSLPGAVVAVGILVILGVLNYIFDLLSFEYAIGGGFLVLFFGYFVRFLASGIFATQSGYERISKNIDYANLTLKSKPLKIFTQIHFPLMKHYLALAVVIICVDILKELPISTILSPSGFQTLSSLVFAYSENELIYNVSLPSLIIVLFGIIPTFLMHYLQNKNNQKG; encoded by the coding sequence TTGAAATTCTTAAGTCTAAGGTGGTCTTTTGCCACCTTTTTTTTCTGTATTTTGATCATACTGCCTATACTTGCTATTATCTTGCATTTACCTTTTATAGATGTTCACACTCTAAAACATTTAAGTAAAAATGTCCTACCTCGTTATATTTTTGGCAGTGCTTGGATTTTATTTGGCACTTTGGTTCTTTGCTTGGTTATTGGTTTAATCAGCGCTTATTTGATTGCATTTTATAAATTTTTTGGTTCGAAAATTTTTGAATGGCTTTTGATTTTACCTTTGGCTATACCTTCTTATGTAATGGGTTTTGTCTGGATTGATTTGTTTGAATTTCAAGGCTTAATACCTACTTTTTTGGGTGTTGATAGGCGTATAGATATCATGAATGCATATGGTGTGGTTGTGATTTTATCTTTTGCGCTTTATCCTTATGTGTATTTTTTTGCTAAAAATACTTTTGCATATGGACTTGGAAACATCATTTTAAGTGCCAAAACGCTGAAAGCTTCAAATTTAAAAACTTTCTTTAAAGTGATTTTACCATTTTGCCGTGTGGGTATAGTGGGTGCTTTACTTTTGGTGGCTATGGAAGTTTTAAGCGATTATGGTTTGGTGGCTTATTTTGGTGTAGATACTTTTAGTGCAGGAATTTTTAGAACTTGGGGAAGCGGTGGTGATGAGGTTAGCGCTGTAGCTTTAAGTGTAGCCTTGTTGGTTTTTATCGCGCTTTTAATGCTTTTGGAAAAAATTCAAAGAGGCAAAAAAAGTTTTAATCAAAATGTTTTTTTACCTACTCCAAAAGATGAGCTTAAGGGCATAAGAGCGTTTTTAGCGTTTTCATGGTGCTTTTTAGTGGTATTTTTGGCTTTTATTGTACCAATGATGTGGCTTATTTACTGGGCTGGATTTGATTTTATGCAAAATTTAAATAATGTCTTAACCCCTGCGCTTTATAGTCTTAGTGTGGCTTTGGTAAGTTCTTTTGCCATTGTAGGAGTGGCATTTTACTTATGTTTTGTGGTACGTTTAAATAATACAAAAGCATCTAGGTTTATTCTTTGGACGACAACTTTGGGATATTCTTTGCCTGGAGCTGTGGTGGCTGTTGGTATTTTGGTGATTTTGGGTGTGTTAAATTATATATTTGATCTTTTATCGTTTGAATACGCCATAGGCGGAGGCTTTTTGGTATTGTTTTTTGGATACTTTGTGAGATTTTTGGCTTCTGGAATTTTCGCAACACAATCAGGTTATGAGCGAATTTCAAAAAATATCGACTATGCTAATTTAACTTTAAAGTCAAAACCACTTAAAATTTTCACTCAAATTCACTTTCCTTTGATGAAGCATTATTTGGCCTTAGCTGTGGTGATCATTTGTGTGGATATTTTAAAAGAATTACCTATTTCAACTATACTTTCACCTTCAGGTTTTCAAACGCTTTCATCGCTAGTATTTGCTTATAGTGAAAATGAGTTGATTTACAATGTTTCTTTGCCATCTTTAATTATAGTGTTATTTGGGATTATCCCTACATTTTTAATGCATTATTTGCAAAATAAAAACAACCAAAAAGGATAA
- a CDS encoding Fe(3+) ABC transporter substrate-binding protein: MKAKVVLLSLLTAMSLSAQELTIYSHRHYDSDKGIFKLFQEKTGISINVVQAKANELAKRLEVEGKNSKADLFMTADAGNLEQVRTNNLFVSVSSPELEKLSPKELRGKNNEWYAFTTRARIIIASKDRIKDGEIKTYEDLADPKFKGKVLVRSSNNVYNISLLSAMIDTLGKEKAKEWAQGIANNLARTPKGGDRDQIRAIYAKEGDVAISNSYYLGHLANSKNPKDIEAANSVKVIFPNQDGRGTHINVSGIGVLKTSKNKEAAVKFIEFMLSKEAQEILTNQNYEYPVNKEVKPAKILQSWGEFKVEKPNFEAYWGNAKEALMIFDEVKWK, encoded by the coding sequence ATGAAAGCAAAAGTAGTTTTACTGTCTTTATTAACCGCGATGAGTTTAAGTGCTCAAGAGTTAACGATTTACTCACATCGTCATTATGATTCAGATAAAGGAATTTTTAAACTATTTCAAGAAAAAACAGGTATTAGTATCAATGTGGTACAAGCTAAAGCAAATGAGCTTGCTAAAAGATTAGAGGTTGAAGGTAAAAATTCAAAAGCAGATTTATTTATGACTGCAGATGCAGGAAACTTAGAACAAGTTCGCACTAATAATCTTTTTGTTTCAGTGAGTTCTCCTGAATTAGAAAAACTTTCTCCAAAAGAATTAAGAGGTAAAAACAACGAGTGGTATGCTTTTACAACAAGAGCAAGAATTATCATCGCTTCTAAAGATAGAATCAAAGATGGAGAAATCAAAACTTATGAAGATTTAGCAGATCCTAAATTTAAAGGTAAAGTTTTAGTAAGAAGTTCAAACAATGTTTATAACATCTCTTTATTAAGTGCGATGATCGACACTTTAGGTAAAGAAAAAGCAAAAGAATGGGCTCAAGGTATAGCAAATAATCTTGCACGTACTCCAAAAGGTGGAGACCGTGATCAAATTCGTGCGATTTACGCAAAAGAAGGTGATGTGGCTATTTCAAATAGTTATTATTTAGGTCATTTAGCAAACTCAAAAAATCCTAAAGACATCGAAGCAGCAAATTCAGTAAAAGTGATTTTTCCAAACCAAGATGGTAGAGGAACACACATCAATGTGAGTGGTATAGGTGTTTTAAAAACTTCTAAAAATAAAGAAGCAGCGGTTAAATTTATCGAGTTTATGCTTTCAAAAGAAGCGCAAGAAATTTTAACCAATCAAAACTATGAGTACCCAGTAAATAAAGAAGTAAAACCTGCTAAAATTTTACAATCATGGGGTGAGTTTAAAGTTGAAAAACCAAATTTTGAAGCTTACTGGGGTAATGCTAAAGAAGCGTTAATGATTTTTGATGAAGTTAAATGGAAATAA
- a CDS encoding DMSO/selenate family reductase complex A subunit: protein MQQNRRNFLKWSSLFGGLTLSPIGLSANLLQTPPLINKWAGCNVNCGTKCPIKVHTQDGIIQYVSTDNEGDDSFETRQARACVRGRSSRYKVYNANRITRPLKRVGKRGEGKFIPISWEQALDEIASKMKEVKEKYGNESFYINYATGTTGTIINRCTKGPWARLLSLYGGYLNYHNSYSTAQISNAMNFFYGGSPASDIATLRSAKLAVFFGANHVETRMGGGGIGYAYQKALEESECKIIHIDPRYNDSMIGHCDEWIPIAPGTDAALIAALAYVMIKENLIDRKFLDTYTIGFSEATLPKDAPKNSSYESYVLGLSDGVEKTPQWASNITKIPARRILQLAREIATAKPCFIEQGWGVQRHSNGEQGARAIATLACMIGSIGIEGGNTGCRSGSSKTYDIKGMPCDNPIKDSIPCFLYTDAIYRGKEMTDLSDGVRGTKQLKQNIKFIFNTAGNCLTNQHSTIKEVDKILSDESLCECIVDVNVTRTPSNNYADYILPDATTLEQEDFIRPSAGYYSDRPYIVYCQKAIEPVGQAKPIYEMCLELAKRLGIEKEFSEGRTQKEWLKYLYEESRKTNPILPSFEEMSSKGLVKFDPVKPAVALENFIKDPVKNPLKTPSGKIEIYSIELAKMQKTWILKEGQQIVPIAVFESQREGPLDPLKEKYPIQFFGYHYKGRTHSSFWEIPQIREVNPQEIWVNTIDAQQRKIKTGDTIRVKNDLGVIQGVAKVTPKIIPGCAVTPQGAWVKYENGIDVGTCVNSLASLLPTAISKGNGQHSILVEIEKA from the coding sequence ATGCAGCAAAACCGTAGAAACTTTCTTAAATGGAGTTCATTATTTGGCGGTTTAACTTTAAGTCCGATTGGCTTGAGTGCAAATTTACTACAAACCCCACCACTCATAAACAAATGGGCAGGATGTAATGTAAATTGCGGTACAAAATGCCCTATAAAAGTCCATACTCAAGATGGTATCATACAATATGTAAGCACCGATAATGAAGGTGATGATAGCTTTGAAACAAGACAAGCAAGAGCATGTGTTAGAGGTAGAAGCTCAAGGTATAAAGTATATAATGCAAACCGCATTACAAGACCCTTAAAAAGAGTGGGTAAACGAGGTGAGGGTAAATTTATACCTATCTCTTGGGAACAAGCACTAGATGAGATTGCTTCTAAAATGAAAGAAGTAAAAGAAAAATACGGCAATGAAAGTTTTTACATAAACTACGCAACAGGAACAACCGGAACGATTATTAATCGCTGTACAAAAGGTCCTTGGGCAAGACTTTTAAGTCTTTATGGCGGATATTTAAACTATCACAACTCCTACTCTACTGCACAAATTTCTAATGCAATGAATTTTTTCTATGGAGGTTCTCCTGCAAGCGATATAGCCACTTTAAGATCTGCAAAACTTGCTGTATTTTTTGGGGCAAATCATGTTGAAACAAGAATGGGAGGTGGTGGTATAGGATATGCCTACCAAAAAGCACTAGAAGAAAGCGAGTGTAAAATCATTCATATAGATCCTAGATACAATGACTCAATGATAGGCCATTGTGATGAGTGGATTCCTATTGCACCGGGCACTGATGCTGCCTTGATAGCAGCTCTTGCTTATGTCATGATAAAAGAAAATTTAATTGATAGAAAATTTTTAGACACTTATACCATAGGTTTTAGCGAAGCAACACTACCAAAAGATGCTCCAAAAAATTCAAGCTATGAAAGTTATGTTTTAGGCTTAAGTGATGGAGTTGAAAAAACACCACAATGGGCAAGTAACATCACAAAAATTCCTGCTCGTCGTATTTTACAACTTGCAAGAGAAATCGCAACTGCAAAACCTTGCTTTATAGAACAAGGCTGGGGAGTACAAAGACATTCTAACGGAGAACAAGGTGCTAGAGCTATTGCAACCCTAGCATGCATGATTGGGAGCATAGGTATAGAAGGTGGCAATACAGGATGTCGAAGTGGCTCTAGTAAAACATATGATATCAAAGGAATGCCTTGTGACAATCCGATTAAAGACTCTATACCTTGCTTTTTGTATACTGATGCGATTTATCGCGGAAAAGAAATGACTGATCTTAGCGATGGAGTGCGTGGAACCAAACAACTAAAACAAAACATCAAATTTATATTCAATACTGCTGGAAATTGTTTAACAAACCAACATAGCACTATCAAAGAAGTTGATAAAATTCTAAGTGATGAGAGTTTATGTGAATGTATAGTAGATGTAAATGTAACTAGAACACCTTCTAATAACTACGCAGACTATATTTTACCTGATGCAACCACTTTGGAACAAGAAGACTTCATAAGACCTAGCGCAGGATATTATAGTGATAGACCTTATATTGTTTACTGTCAAAAAGCTATTGAGCCTGTAGGTCAGGCAAAACCTATCTATGAAATGTGTCTTGAACTTGCTAAAAGACTTGGCATAGAAAAAGAGTTTAGCGAAGGTAGAACACAAAAAGAATGGTTAAAATACCTTTATGAAGAAAGCAGAAAAACCAACCCTATTTTACCAAGCTTTGAAGAAATGTCTTCTAAAGGGCTTGTAAAATTTGATCCTGTTAAACCAGCAGTCGCACTTGAAAACTTCATAAAAGATCCTGTCAAAAACCCTCTAAAAACCCCAAGTGGTAAAATTGAAATTTATAGTATAGAATTAGCAAAAATGCAAAAAACATGGATCCTAAAAGAAGGTCAGCAAATCGTTCCTATTGCGGTATTTGAAAGCCAAAGAGAAGGTCCTTTGGATCCACTTAAAGAAAAATACCCTATACAATTTTTTGGATACCACTATAAAGGAAGAACACATTCAAGTTTTTGGGAAATTCCACAAATTAGAGAAGTCAACCCTCAAGAAATTTGGGTAAACACCATAGATGCACAGCAAAGAAAAATTAAAACCGGTGACACCATACGGGTCAAAAACGACCTAGGGGTTATTCAAGGCGTTGCAAAAGTTACCCCTAAAATCATACCAGGTTGTGCCGTAACTCCACAAGGAGCATGGGTAAAATATGAAAATGGTATCGATGTGGGAACTTGTGTCAATTCTTTAGCAAGCTTACTACCAACTGCTATTTCCAAAGGAAATGGTCAGCATTCTATTTTAGTTGAAATCGAAAAAGCATAA